A single window of Pseudarthrobacter psychrotolerans DNA harbors:
- a CDS encoding helix-turn-helix domain-containing protein, translating to MRRLPWGRRMAAVASLGDEKRRQLFELIAASDRAVGRDDAALALGLPRSTASFHLDRLVQDGLLAVEFHKAAGKSGPGSGRPAKMYRQAASEVGASVPDRNYDLAAELLVAAIEHSTATGGAVGDSLLATSYGKGQALASGAASLADFLGGEGYEPRPDGAGGFMLVNCPFHRLSDGHPDVVCAMNGSFLKGAAAACGEPEERVAPNSEPGQCCARITPP from the coding sequence GTGCGCAGACTTCCGTGGGGCCGCCGCATGGCGGCCGTCGCGTCATTGGGCGACGAGAAGCGCCGGCAGCTTTTTGAGCTGATTGCCGCCTCGGACAGGGCAGTGGGGCGCGATGATGCCGCGCTGGCCCTGGGGCTGCCCAGGAGCACGGCATCCTTCCACCTCGACAGGCTGGTCCAGGACGGACTCCTTGCGGTGGAATTCCACAAGGCTGCCGGGAAGTCGGGTCCGGGCTCCGGGCGGCCGGCGAAAATGTACCGGCAGGCAGCAAGCGAGGTCGGCGCCTCCGTGCCTGACCGTAACTATGATCTCGCCGCTGAGTTATTGGTCGCAGCGATCGAGCATTCCACGGCGACCGGCGGCGCGGTGGGCGATTCCCTGCTGGCCACGTCGTACGGCAAGGGCCAGGCGCTGGCCTCGGGCGCCGCAAGCCTGGCGGACTTCCTCGGAGGAGAAGGCTACGAGCCCCGGCCCGACGGCGCGGGCGGCTTCATGCTGGTGAACTGCCCGTTCCATCGGCTCTCGGACGGGCACCCGGACGTGGTCTGCGCCATGAACGGGTCATTTCTGAAGGGCGCGGCAGCGGCGTGCGGGGAGCCGGAGGAGCGGGTGGCGCCGAACAGTGAGCCCGGCCAGTGCTGTGCCAGGATCACGCCGCCCTGA
- a CDS encoding tRNA (cytidine(34)-2'-O)-methyltransferase encodes MFRILFHAPEIPGNTGNAIRLAAITGAELHLVEPLGFDFSDAKLRRAGLDYHDLAVVTVHKSIEDAWRKLQPERVYAFTSDGTASYADIAYRPGDVLMFGQESVGLPEHLKSDPHVTATVRLPMLPSLRSLNLANAASIAVYEAWRQQGFSGAQI; translated from the coding sequence GTGTTCCGAATCCTCTTCCACGCCCCCGAAATCCCCGGCAACACCGGCAACGCGATCAGGCTGGCCGCCATTACCGGCGCCGAACTGCACCTGGTGGAACCCCTGGGCTTTGATTTCTCCGACGCCAAGCTCCGGCGCGCTGGCCTGGACTACCACGACCTCGCCGTCGTCACCGTCCACAAAAGCATCGAGGATGCCTGGCGCAAATTGCAGCCGGAGCGTGTTTACGCCTTCACCTCGGACGGCACCGCCAGCTACGCGGACATCGCCTACCGCCCCGGCGATGTCCTGATGTTCGGCCAGGAATCAGTGGGCCTGCCTGAACACCTCAAGAGCGATCCGCATGTCACGGCCACCGTGCGGCTCCCCATGCTGCCGTCCCTGCGTTCGCTGAACCTGGCCAATGCGGCGTCCATTGCTGTCTACGAGGCCTGGCGCCAGCAGGGATTTTCCGGCGCCCAGATTTGA
- the sigK gene encoding ECF RNA polymerase sigma factor SigK — translation METPNAPNTEAPAAVTDSPADLSKRLAGLLARIAGGDQAAFAEFYQLTSRRVFGMARRVLIDPELSEDTAQEVFLQVWQNAAKFNPEAGSPLSWLMTISHRRAVDKVRSSQSATDREAKYGASSQDVDHDSVSAEVDSRLEAEAVVRCLETLTDTQQESVRLAYYGGLTYREVAEKLNAAVPTIKSRIRDGLIRLKTCLGVS, via the coding sequence ATGGAAACTCCCAACGCGCCAAACACCGAGGCCCCGGCCGCAGTCACTGACTCACCGGCGGATCTCAGCAAGCGCTTGGCCGGGCTGCTCGCCCGCATAGCAGGCGGCGACCAGGCCGCGTTTGCCGAGTTCTACCAATTGACATCGCGCCGGGTGTTCGGCATGGCGCGGCGGGTGCTCATCGATCCCGAACTCAGCGAAGACACCGCGCAGGAGGTTTTCCTCCAGGTATGGCAGAACGCCGCGAAGTTCAACCCGGAAGCAGGCAGTCCGCTCTCATGGCTGATGACCATTTCGCACCGCCGGGCCGTGGATAAGGTCCGTTCCTCGCAGTCGGCCACCGACCGTGAGGCCAAGTACGGTGCAAGCAGCCAGGACGTGGACCACGACTCCGTCTCCGCCGAGGTTGACAGCAGGCTTGAGGCCGAGGCGGTGGTCCGGTGTTTGGAAACACTGACCGATACACAGCAGGAATCCGTGCGGCTGGCCTACTACGGCGGCCTCACGTACCGCGAAGTCGCGGAAAAGCTAAACGCAGCAGTACCCACCATCAAGTCCCGCATCCGCGACGGACTGATCCGCTTGAAGACCTGTCTGGGGGTGAGTTGA
- a CDS encoding anti-sigma factor, with protein MTEMNSQGGTRRPGSFGTEIAADLESGRAVDLAELYALDAISDAERTAIDRYISAAPDAERSAFFERVRQARETLATSFTAEAEPPADLFARIVSQLPSLAQLPADGPTAAVAPAATATPAAQPPAEALDELSAARFRREERRRPAGARRWLTAVAAAAVIALGGVGVGAYITDQNDPLNQVVRAGDVREASVPVSAGGTATVLISSSKDAVVVKMNGVPAPPAGKVYQMWLIPKDGSAPVSQGLMDEAALSKPAVVKGIASAAALGITVEPVGGSATPTFPTVAAAPLGA; from the coding sequence ATGACAGAAATGAATAGTCAGGGAGGCACCCGCCGTCCCGGCTCGTTCGGAACTGAGATCGCCGCCGACCTGGAATCCGGGCGGGCCGTGGATCTGGCCGAGCTTTATGCCCTGGATGCGATCAGCGATGCCGAACGCACCGCCATTGACCGGTACATCTCCGCCGCGCCCGACGCCGAGCGCAGCGCCTTCTTTGAGCGTGTCCGCCAGGCCAGGGAGACCCTCGCGACGTCCTTTACGGCTGAGGCCGAGCCGCCCGCGGATCTTTTCGCACGGATCGTTTCGCAGTTGCCATCTCTCGCGCAGCTGCCTGCCGATGGGCCCACCGCAGCCGTTGCGCCTGCCGCCACCGCCACGCCGGCCGCACAGCCGCCGGCAGAGGCCCTGGACGAGCTCTCCGCAGCCAGGTTCCGCAGGGAAGAACGACGCCGCCCTGCCGGCGCCCGCCGCTGGCTCACCGCGGTGGCAGCCGCCGCCGTGATCGCCCTCGGTGGCGTGGGTGTGGGTGCATACATCACTGACCAGAACGATCCCCTGAACCAGGTTGTCCGGGCCGGCGACGTCCGCGAAGCATCCGTACCCGTCTCCGCGGGCGGAACTGCCACCGTGCTGATTTCGTCGTCGAAGGATGCCGTGGTGGTCAAGATGAACGGTGTCCCTGCGCCGCCGGCCGGCAAGGTCTACCAGATGTGGCTGATCCCGAAGGACGGCTCGGCACCGGTTTCCCAGGGCCTGATGGACGAAGCAGCCCTGTCCAAGCCTGCCGTGGTGAAGGGCATTGCGTCCGCCGCAGCGCTCGGCATCACCGTGGAGCCCGTGGGCGGTTCGGCCACGCCGACGTTCCCCACCGTAGCTGCCGCACCTCTGGGCGCCTAG